In the genome of Pseudomonadota bacterium, one region contains:
- a CDS encoding zinc-dependent alcohol dehydrogenase family protein, producing MKAMVLNKIYNLEENKNPLELVDLPIPVQGENEILVKVSACGICHTELDEIEGRTPPPRFPIILGHQIVGRVYKIGSKVKRFKVGDRIGIAWIHSACGRCKFCIEGNDNLCDQFEATGRDAHGGYAEYTTISEDFAFKIHDTFSDLEAAPLLCAGTIGYRSLRLTGIKDGENLGLIGFGASAHLVIQIARYKYPNSRCFVFARSEGERAFAKTLGAFWTGDIEDEPHEKLHSAIDTTPVWKPVIEALKNLEKGGRLVINAIRKEEVDKTSLLKLDYSSHLWLEKEIKSVANVARQDVSEFLKLAAEIPIKPEIQEYTLEEANKALVELKKRKIRGAKVLKIE from the coding sequence ATGAAGGCAATGGTGTTAAACAAAATCTACAACCTCGAGGAAAATAAAAACCCCTTAGAACTGGTTGATTTGCCAATACCTGTTCAAGGAGAAAATGAAATCCTGGTAAAGGTTTCAGCCTGCGGGATCTGCCACACTGAATTAGATGAAATCGAAGGGAGGACTCCTCCGCCAAGATTCCCGATTATCCTCGGTCACCAGATTGTTGGAAGGGTATATAAAATAGGCAGCAAGGTAAAAAGGTTTAAAGTTGGCGATAGAATAGGAATAGCCTGGATCCATTCTGCGTGTGGAAGGTGCAAGTTCTGCATCGAAGGTAATGATAATTTATGTGACCAATTTGAGGCAACGGGCAGGGATGCACATGGAGGCTATGCTGAATATACAACAATTTCTGAAGATTTTGCCTTCAAAATACATGATACATTTTCTGATTTAGAGGCGGCCCCTCTTTTATGCGCTGGTACAATTGGTTACAGATCCCTCAGGTTAACAGGTATCAAAGACGGAGAAAATTTAGGGCTTATAGGATTTGGGGCTTCAGCACATCTTGTCATCCAAATTGCAAGATATAAATATCCAAATTCCAGATGCTTCGTTTTCGCAAGAAGCGAAGGAGAAAGGGCATTTGCAAAAACACTTGGAGCCTTCTGGACAGGCGACATTGAAGATGAACCACATGAAAAACTACACTCAGCCATTGATACGACGCCTGTCTGGAAACCAGTTATTGAGGCCCTGAAAAATTTAGAAAAAGGGGGGAGATTGGTAATCAATGCTATTCGGAAAGAAGAAGTAGATAAAACATCCCTTTTAAAACTCGACTACTCTTCCCACCTCTGGCTTGAAAAGGAGATAAAAAGCGTTGCCAACGTCGCAAGACAAGATGTCAGCGAGTTTTTAAAGTTAGCAGCTGAAATCCCCATCAAGCCGGAAATTCAGGAATACACACTTGAAGAAGCAAATAAAGCACTTGTCGAGCTTAAGAAGAGGAAAATAAGAGGCGCAAAGGTGCTAAAAATTGAGTAA
- the fdhD gene encoding formate dehydrogenase accessory sulfurtransferase FdhD: protein MNTVKIPVVKFSGVENVRAEDYVSMEEPLEIFIDDEPYYITMRLPGEEMPLAIGLCFTEGVINSMDDVTGVNYCGDNSGNKINVYLSASRKNTESFKLKQKRSTTYSSCGICGKDMIEDICTALKSADKRVTIEFSKILKLQQIVEEKQEVFRVTGGTHAAGIFSAKGDLLSLSEDIGRHNALDKTIGKLLLSKKINEAAIIILTSRLSYEMVQKAGRLGVEILGGVSSTTSLAVELARTLNLTLIGFLRKNRGNIYSCPERIINDTIT, encoded by the coding sequence GTGAATACAGTGAAAATTCCCGTTGTAAAATTTTCCGGAGTTGAGAACGTCAGAGCAGAAGACTATGTGTCGATGGAAGAACCGCTGGAAATATTTATTGACGATGAACCCTATTATATAACAATGCGGTTACCCGGGGAGGAGATGCCATTGGCTATCGGCCTGTGTTTTACTGAAGGGGTTATAAATTCAATGGATGATGTGACAGGTGTTAATTACTGCGGTGATAATTCCGGTAACAAAATTAATGTGTATTTGAGTGCCTCAAGAAAAAATACAGAATCTTTTAAACTAAAACAGAAAAGGTCAACAACTTACTCAAGTTGCGGAATCTGTGGAAAGGATATGATAGAGGATATATGCACGGCTCTAAAGTCAGCGGATAAAAGAGTAACTATTGAATTTTCTAAAATCCTCAAACTGCAACAGATAGTGGAGGAAAAACAGGAAGTTTTTCGGGTTACCGGGGGAACTCATGCTGCTGGCATTTTTAGCGCAAAGGGTGATCTACTATCATTATCTGAAGATATAGGAAGACATAACGCACTTGATAAAACCATTGGCAAGTTACTGTTAAGCAAAAAAATCAATGAAGCAGCTATTATTATTTTGACTTCAAGACTTAGTTATGAAATGGTTCAAAAAGCAGGACGTTTGGGAGTGGAGATCCTTGGTGGGGTCTCATCTACAACCTCGCTTGCAGTGGAACTGGCCAGAACCCTGAATCTCACGCTTATAGGATTTCTAAGGAAAAACCGGGGTAATATTTATAGTTGTCCGGAAAGAATAATTAATGACACTATAACTTAA